A part of Chlorocebus sabaeus isolate Y175 chromosome 4, mChlSab1.0.hap1, whole genome shotgun sequence genomic DNA contains:
- the LOC140711591 gene encoding histone H3.X-like, whose amino-acid sequence MARTKQTARKATDWQAPRKPLATKAAAKRAPPRGGIKKPHRYKPGTLALREIRKYQKSTQLLLRKLPFQCLVREIAQAISLDLRFQSAAIGALQEASEAYLVSLFEDTNLCAIHARRVTIMPRDMQLARRIRGEGA is encoded by the coding sequence ATGGCGCGCACCAAGCAGACTGCCCGCAAAGCCACCGACTGGCAGGCCCCCAGGAAGCCCCTGGCCACCAAAGCAGCCGCCAAAAGGGCGCCGCCTAGAGGAGGGATCAAGAAGCCTCACCGCTACAAGCCTGGCACCCTGGCGCTGCGCGAAATCAGAAAGTACCAGAAGTCCACGCAGCTGCTCCTCCGCAAGCTGCCTTTCCAGTGCCTGGTGCGCGAGATCGCCCAGGCCATCAGTCTGGACCTGCGCTTCCAGAGCGCGGCCATTGGCGCCCTGCAGGAGGCCAGCGAGGCCTACCTGGTGAGCCTCTTTGAAGACACCAACCTGTGTGCCATCCATGCCAGGCGCGTCACAATTATGCCCAGAGACATGCAGCTGGCCCGCCGCATCCGCGGAGAGGGTGCTTAA